The Brevibacillus humidisoli DNA segment CGCGTATGTCATGGGTGATCCGCATGCTGCAGAACTTAGGCCCGCACATCGAGCAGAAATGAGCCGTTTTGGCCCCTTCTGCGGGCAGCGTTTGGTCGTGATACTGCATAGCCCGGTCCGGATCGAGGGAGAGATGAAACTGATCGCGCCAGCGGAATTCAAACCGTGCTTTGGAGAGAGCATCGTCACGCTGCTGCGCTCCAGGGTGTCCTTTGGCCAAGTCTGCGGCATGGGCGGCTATTTTGTAGGCAATCACTCCTTCGCGAACATCCTCTTTGTCAGGCAGGCCGAGGTGCTCTTTCGGAGTGACGTAGCAAAGCATGGCAGTCCCCATCCAGCCGATGATTGCCGCACCGATCGCAGACGTGATGTGATCGTAGCCAGGTGCGATATCGGTCGTCAATGGACCTAGCGTATAAAACGGCGCTTCCTGACAAATCTCCATCTGGCGATCCATGTTTTCTTGCAGTTTGTGCATCGGCACATGCCCCGGGCCTTCAATCATTACCTGGACATCGTGCTTCCAGGCGATCTTCGTCAACTCCCCGAGCGTCTCCAACTCTGCAAACTGGGCTGCATCATTGGCATCGGCGATCGAGCCGGGACGCAGTCCGTCACCGAGCGAGATGGAGACATCGTACGCGCTCAAGATTTCACAAATCTCTTCAAAGTGGGTATACAAAAAGTTTTCTCGATGATGCGCCAGACACCAGGCGGCCATGATCGATCCACCTCTAGAGACGATGCCGGTCACCCGCTCCACCGTAAGCGGGATGTAGCGAAGCAGTACACCAGCGTGAATGGTGACGTAATCGACCCCCTGTTCTGCCTGCTCAATCAGGGTGTCGCGGTACACCTCCCAGGTTAGCTCCTCCGCTTTTCCATTCACCTTCTCCAGGGCCTGATAGATCGGTACCGTACCGATCGGCACGGGTGAATTGCGGAGGATCCACTCTCGGGTTGTGTGGATGTTTTTGCCGGTGGACAGGTCCATCACTGTATCAGCTCCCCAGCGAATCGCCCAGGTCAGCTTCTCCACTTCCTCCTCAATCGAGGAAGTAACAGCGGAATTGCCGATGTTGGCGTTCACCTTGACTAGGAAATGGCGTCCGATGATCATCGGTTCGCTCTCCGGGTGATTGATGTTGCATGGGATGATCGCACGTCCCATGGCCACTTCCTCTCTGACGAACTCCGGCGACACGTTTTCACGGATTGCAACGAACTCCATCTCAGGTGTGATGATCCCCTGCCGTGCGTAATGAAGCTGGGTGACGATACGGCCCGATCTCGCTCGCAGCGGCTGCCTGCTTTCGGAAACCGGCAAGGACGCGACCGATGCATCGCTTACAGCATAT contains these protein-coding regions:
- the thiC gene encoding phosphomethylpyrimidine synthase ThiC; the protein is MTNKAESQQPQVSGLAPLPGSRKVYVTGSREDIRVPFREIAQEATIDRFGASENLPVRVYDTSGPYTDPMQATDIQQGLPSLRHRWILERGDVENYPGRQRKPEDNGYAVSDASVASLPVSESRQPLRARSGRIVTQLHYARQGIITPEMEFVAIRENVSPEFVREEVAMGRAIIPCNINHPESEPMIIGRHFLVKVNANIGNSAVTSSIEEEVEKLTWAIRWGADTVMDLSTGKNIHTTREWILRNSPVPIGTVPIYQALEKVNGKAEELTWEVYRDTLIEQAEQGVDYVTIHAGVLLRYIPLTVERVTGIVSRGGSIMAAWCLAHHRENFLYTHFEEICEILSAYDVSISLGDGLRPGSIADANDAAQFAELETLGELTKIAWKHDVQVMIEGPGHVPMHKLQENMDRQMEICQEAPFYTLGPLTTDIAPGYDHITSAIGAAIIGWMGTAMLCYVTPKEHLGLPDKEDVREGVIAYKIAAHAADLAKGHPGAQQRDDALSKARFEFRWRDQFHLSLDPDRAMQYHDQTLPAEGAKTAHFCSMCGPKFCSMRITHDIRERAALQDPAAEAAEVEAGMAEKAEEFRRLGSRLYR